Part of the Candidatus Manganitrophaceae bacterium genome is shown below.
ATATGTCTCCCGGTTCATGGCAGGCAAATTGAGGCTCGGCGCGGGAGATGCAACCGTCCTCGAATCGCTCGCCCTCGCCAAGGGGGATCGCGCGTTTCGGAAAGAGCTCGATCGGGCTTATAATATCACCTCCGACCTCGGGCTGGTCGCCAAGACCCTTTTTGCGTCGGGAGAAGAGGGTATCCGCGCCATGTCGGTTCGGATGGGTTATCCGATCCGCCCGGCGCTCTGCGAGCGGCTCAGCTCGCCGGAGGAGATCGTCGAGAAGATCGGGCGCTGCGCCGTCGAGGTGAAATACGACGGCTTCCGCTGCCAGGTCCATAAAAGTAAAAACGACCTGGCGATCTTCTCCCGGAATCAAGAACGGACAACGCCGATGTTTCCCGAAATCGCCGAGGCCTGCCGCGCGCTCTTTGGAAAACAGGAGGCGATCTTGGAAGGAGAGGCGCTCGCCTACGATGAGGCAACCGGCGATCTCCTTCCCTTCCAGGTGACGAGCCAACGGAAGCGCAAACATGGAATCGAAGACATGGCGAAGGCCTTCCCGCTGAAATTCTTCGTCTTCGACCTCCTCTATCTGAACGGGGAAGATTATACCCATTACGGATATGCCGACCGGCGTAAAAAAGTGATCGAGCTGATTCAGAAAAAGAGCGCCGTGATGGAAGCGTCGCAAGCGATCGAAACCGACGATCCGGTCAAGATTCAAAAATTCTTCGATTCCTCGCTAGAGCGGGGGCTGGAAGGGATCGTCGCCAAGCGGCTCGATGCCCCCTATGCCGCCGGCTCGCGAAACTTCAACTGGATCAAGCTGAAGCGAAGCTACAAAGGGGAGCTCTCCGACTCGGTCGATCTCACCATCGTCGGCTACTTCGTCGGCAAGGGACACCGGGCGCAGTTTGGGATCGGGACGATCCTCGCCGCTGTATACGATCCGAACGAAGACCGGTTCAAGACGGTCACCCGGATCGGAACCGGCTTTTCGGAAGAGGAGCTGGTCGAGCTCAAGCGGCTGCTCGATGAAAATGTCTCCCCCGAACGGCCGCACCCGGTCGACTCCGAAATCGTCCCGGACGTCTGGATCTTCCCCAAATATGTCGTGACGGTCACCGCCGACGAGATTACCCGCTCCCCCAACCATACCGCGGGGCGGGATGCCGAAGGGGTCGGCTATGCCCTCCGCTTCCCCCGGGTGCAGGGCTTCATCCGGACCGATAAGAGTCCCCCGGATTCGACGACGGTCGATGAGATCGTCGACATGTTCAACCGGCAAAAGCGCGTTAAGATGGAGTAGGCCGCCCATTGCTTCGTTCGTATCTCAAATTCCGTTTAAAAGCCCTCCTTCGGCTCCTGGGGGAGGAATGGCCGACCTATTTTCTGCTCGGACCGGTCATGGTCGGTGCCGTCTTCTTGTTGGGCCGGCGGATCTTTCATGACTTTGCGTCGAGCGTCGGGAAGATCGCGCCGTCCTCGATTTCCAATGAGACCATGTTGCAGCTCGCCTTGGCCGCCCTCTTCTTAAAGATGTTCTTTAACTTTCTCCCCCTGTCGAAACGGATCTATCCCACCGAGTCGTCTCTCGGGATCGACGATCTTCTGCCGATCCGGTCGGAAGTTCGTTATCAGATGTTTTACATCGACCAACTCGTGAGAGACTTTCCGTTCTTTTTGATCGCCTTCTTCGTCGTCCTCTTCTTCGGAAGAACCGACCTGATCGCCTGGGTCGTCACCTTCTGGCTCTTCTTTCCCGGCATCGAGGTCGGTCTGACCCTTTTCTGGAATCACCTCAAGCCGCCGAGCCAGAGCGAGCTGGTCCTCGCCTTCTTCATCCTACTCTGGTTAATCTGGTTTTTGCCGGTCGAGACGATGGGGTGGTGGGTCGATTTCATCGCCCCTTTCCTCGTGACAATCGGCGTCTGGGGATTCGGACGGTGGCGCTATAAAGATGTGGCGGCGGTCGAAGCGCTGCTGCTGGAGTCGCAGCCGACCGGCCGGCCCTTTCCGGGGGTCCGCTTTCTGCTCCCCGAGACGGTCCGTCCGCTCGTCGTCCGAGATTTTATTTTAACCCTCCGGAATTTCGCCCCGCTCTTTTGGCGCAATGTCGCCTTGGCGCTCATCCTTCTCTTGACCGTCGCCTTCCGGGGGAGCGTTTCGGTCGCCGTCCTCTGCGCGGCGGCGGTCTACTTTCTCGCCTCGACCGCATCGACCCTTTTTGCGCTGCAGCGGCCCTATCGGGGGATCGACTATGCCCTTCCCCTTCCGGTCGAGCGGATCTGGCGGGGAAAGATCCTCTACGCCATTTTCATTTCGGCGCCGGTGCCGCTGTTGGCCTGGCTCATCGAAATGGCGATGCGTCCGCAACCCCCCGGCGCAGGGCTTCGTCTGCTGGTCGAGCTGGTCTTGATCGGCCTCGCCGTCGCTGCGTTGACCGGCGGGACCATTTGCGAGGGAGATCAAAAACCGGCGCTCCATGCGATCGTCGCCGGATTCCTCTCCGTATTGGCGACCCTCTTTATCTCGGCGTTTCACCCCCTTCTCTTTGTCCTCGTCTTCCCCGTCCTCGGATACCTCCGCGGCTCGGCGATCACCCGGCTGGAAAATGAGGAGGCGGCGTAGCGGATGTCGATCCAACTTCACGGCATCACCAAACGTTATGGAAACATGGTTGCCCTCCAGCCGATCGATTTAAAAATCGACGGGGAGATCTGCGGACTGATCGGGAACAACGGCGCCGGCAAATCGACGTTGATGAAGATCATCACCGGACTGCTTCAGCCCGACGCCGGAAAGCTCGAGATCAACGGGATCAATCCGAAGCAGGA
Proteins encoded:
- a CDS encoding ATP-dependent DNA ligase, with protein sequence MKFLDLVHYFEKLEATSKRLEMFAILAELFQQADAEEIDRIIYFTQGELLPPFHGINIGMSEKYLLRALAKAGEVELEIVSKKYRILGDLGGLAETVIQGRGKGRSVSEVYQSIYEIAETSGEGSVERKIDAVCRLFSSVSPLEAKYVSRFMAGKLRLGAGDATVLESLALAKGDRAFRKELDRAYNITSDLGLVAKTLFASGEEGIRAMSVRMGYPIRPALCERLSSPEEIVEKIGRCAVEVKYDGFRCQVHKSKNDLAIFSRNQERTTPMFPEIAEACRALFGKQEAILEGEALAYDEATGDLLPFQVTSQRKRKHGIEDMAKAFPLKFFVFDLLYLNGEDYTHYGYADRRKKVIELIQKKSAVMEASQAIETDDPVKIQKFFDSSLERGLEGIVAKRLDAPYAAGSRNFNWIKLKRSYKGELSDSVDLTIVGYFVGKGHRAQFGIGTILAAVYDPNEDRFKTVTRIGTGFSEEELVELKRLLDENVSPERPHPVDSEIVPDVWIFPKYVVTVTADEITRSPNHTAGRDAEGVGYALRFPRVQGFIRTDKSPPDSTTVDEIVDMFNRQKRVKME